DNA from Amorphoplanes friuliensis DSM 7358:
CCGCCGCCGGCCCGACCGCCGTTCCTTCGAGCTGTTCTTCCAAGCCAGGGACGCGCTGGCCGAGACCGCGCCGGCCTGGGAGGACGAGCTCGACCGCGCCCACGTGTGGCACGTCCTGAACCGTCTCTACGACGATCCGTCCGTGCCGCCGCCCCTGGAACCGCTGCTCCCGGCGCTGGCCGAGACGGTGCTGTTCTGGAGCGCCGGGCAGCGGCGGGTCCTGGTCTTCCACGACGAGCAGAGCGCCCTCACGGCGGGCAGGTTGCGGCGGCTGCAGCAGGCGCTCGCCGACGACACCGGGGTGTCGCCGCTGGCCGGCCTGGTGTCCGTCGACTCCCGCGACGATCCCCGGGTGCAGGTCGCCGACCTCCTCGCCGGGGTGGCCCGGCGGCTGCCGCGGACCGTCGGCTCCCTGAGCGACCAGCGGTGACAGACCCCGACCTGCACGGCATGCGCCTCGGCCAGGCGACCGTCAGCTGCCCGCCGACGGCCGTCCCTGACCGGTGAGCCGGATGGCGATCATGTGGCCCTCGTGGGCGTTCTTGCGGGCGCTCTCGTGGAAATCCGGTGCGGCGCAGGCGAAGAGCGTTGCACCGTCGTCCCCGCCGAGGGCGCAGGCGTAGACCGGGGTGCCCGGTTCGATCTCGTCGGTGATGGTCCCGTCGTCGAGCACGCGGACGAGACGGCTGCCGAGGGCGTCGGCGATCCACAGGCCGCCGTCCGCGTCGAGGCAGACGCCGTCGGGGGCGAGTGACAGCTCGGCCAGCGTGTCACCGAGGTTCCGGCTCTGCGGCAGCGGGCCGAAGGTCGCCCAGGGCCGCCGGTTGACGAGCTCGCCCTCGCTGGTGAGGTCGAACGCGGTGACACGGTTGCCGAACGTCTCCGCCACGACGAGCACGTTGCCGGCGGTGATGGCACTGCCGTTGGGGAACCAGAGGTCGTCGGCCACCTGCGTGACGGTTCCGTCGGGATCCACCCGGTGCAGGCCGGCGGTTCCCACCGGAGCGCCGCCCATCAGGTCGAAACCGAAGTTGCCGACGTACGCCCGGCCCTGAGCGTCGACGACCATGTCGTTGGTGTGCCCGGTGGCGTGGTTGCCCAGGTCGCCGTGGACGACCAGGGTGCCGTCCTCCTCGCGGCGCAGCAGCTTGCGGTCGCGCATCGAGACGACGAGCAGCCGGCCGTCGGGCAGCCAGCCCAGACCGGCGGGCTGCCCGGGGACGTCGGCCTCGACCCGGCGGTCCGAGCCGTCCGGGAGCATCGAGTGGACCTGCAGGCCGTAGAAGTCGGAGAACCAGAGCCGGCCCTCACGCCAGCGCGGTGCCTCCAGGAAGTGGAAGCCGTCGGCCACCGTCTTGATCTGTGTCATGTCCGTCTCCCCGGGCTCGGCTGATCTCGACGGTAATGAGCCCGGCCAGGATCGTCACCAGGCCGATCAGTCCGACTATCGGGGGAGCGGCGGCGACCAGCGGCACCGCGGCCAGCAGAACACCGGTGGTCACGAGGCGGGTGACTCCGAGCGAACGGTGCATCCGGGCCTGGAACAGCACGTGTCCGGCCAGGTAGACCGCCGCGCCGCCGAACAGTGCCGACGCGGAGAAATACCCCAGCGGTGTGCTCTCGCCCGCGTGGGCGACCACACCCTCGACACCCAGCGCGGCGAGCAGGATGCCGGCGATCAGCGGGAAGTGCCCGTACGTGTACGCCTCGACGGCCAGCCTGACTCTGCTCTCACCGGGTGCACCGGCGAGGCGTCGCTCGGCTCTTGTCGCGACCACGTCGAAGTACAGCCACCAGAAGCACACGGCGACACCCACGCCGAGGACGGCGACGACCACCAGCGACAGGCTGATCGGACGGCCCGCGGCGCCGACACCGATCGCGACGACCGACTCGCCCAGCGCCAGGATGACGAACAGCCCGTGCCGCTCGGTCAGATGGGTGGTGCTGTGCAGCCGCCAGTCCCCGTGCCGGGAGGTGAGATAGATGCCGGCCCAGTCCACCACGAGCGCCGGCGTGAACAGCAGCAGCTGGACCCACCCGCCGGCGAGCGCCCCGCCGATCAGCAGACCCGCACTGCCCAGCAGGGGGATCCAGGTCACCGTGATCTGACGTCGCAGCCCGGCGTCACCGGTCGCGGCCACGGCGTACACCGCGAGGTGCACCCACCGCACCAGCAGGTACGCCGACACGAGCACGACGGGCCCGCGCAGGCCGCCGGGCGCGTCGTGCCACGCCTCCGGAATGGTCAGGGCGACCACGAACATCGCCGCCATCGCCACGACCATCCCGGCCCGCAACGGACCCCGGTCGGCGCGCGAATGGTTGCCCAGCCACGTGTACCCGGACCACGTCCCCCACAGCAGCGCCACCATCAGCAGCCCCTGCACCACGCCGGACACGCTGTGCTCGTGGGCCAGGTAACCGATGATCTGCGTGGTCGCGAAGACGTACACGAGGTCGAAGAACAGCTCGAGCGGCGTGGCGCGATGGTCCTCGCCGGCGGGGTGCACACCCCGCGGTAATCGATCCACCGGGCAACTCCTCAGGCGGGGGAGAGAGCCGGCACGCGGGGGCGGCGGCAGAAGTAGACGAAGGCCGGCGGCAGGTTCGCCCACACCGTCCGGCCGGTGACGACCTCCTCGAACCGGTCGTTCAGCGAACCCCGCAGGCGGCGGGCCGGCGAAGCCCAGCGGCTGAACGTGTACCCGAAGGTCGTGAACACCCCGCCCGGGGCGAGGACACCGGTGACCGCGTCCAGCAGGTCGTCCTGCCGGTGCGGTGCGAACGCCACCCACGGCAGCCCGCTGACGATCACGTCCGCCCGCTGGTGCCCGCGGTCCGCCAGCACCTCACGGAGGTGGCGGGCGTCGGCCACGGCCACGTCGAGCCGCGGATAGCGTGCGGCCAGCGGGCGGGCGAAGCGCTCGTTGACCTCGACGGCGAGGTGGTGCCCGCGGCCGGTGAGCCGGTGCTGGACGGCGGCGGTGAACGCTCCCGTGCCCGGCCCGAGCTCGACGACCACCGGTGCGCCCTCCCGCGGTACGGGTGAGGTGATCACGGTGGCCAGCGAAGCGCTGCTCGGCGCGATGGCGGCGACCGTGAACGGGTCGCGCAGGAACTCCCGCAGGAACGTGCCCCTCATCGCCCGGTTTCCAGGGTGCGGGCGAGCCATTCGGTACGCGTACGGCGCGCCGCCTCGGACAGGCCTGCCTGCGGGAAGAGCGCGTCGAAGCCGTGGAACCCGCCGGCCCAGACGTGCAGGTCGGCGCGTCCGCCCGCCGCCCAGATCCGGGACGCGTACTCGACGTCCTCGTCGCGGAAGACCTCGGCCGTGCCGGCGTCGACGTAGGTCGGCGGCAGGTTCGAGAGGTCGTCGGCCACGGCCGGTGAGGCGTACCCGGAGACGGCCCGGCCGGGGTTGTCGCCGAGCACCGATTCCCAGCCGAACGCGTTCATCTCGCGGCTCCACACGCCCGGCCCGCCGGCGAACTGCTCGCTGGAGGTGGTGGCGTTGCGGTGGTCGAGCATGGGACAGATCAGCAGCTGGGCGGCGATCTCCGGGGTGCCTTGGTCGCGGGCCATCAGGGTGAGCCCGGCGGCCAGACCACCACCGGCGCTGATGCCGGCGACCACGATGCGGGCGGGGTCGATGCCGAGTTCGGCGGCGTTCGCGGCGATCCACCGCAGGCCCTGGTAGCCGTCGTCGACCAGGGTCGTGCCGGTGACTTCGGGCGCCAGGCGGTAGTCGATGGTGACGACCACGGCGCCGAACCGGTCGAGCCATTCCAGGGGGATGTCGAGCTGTGAGAAACGGTCGCCCATCACCATTCCGCCGCCGTGCAACCAATAGACACAGGGCGCCCCGGGTACGCGGTCAGCGGCCGCCGGGCTGAAGATCGACAGGGGGAGTGGTGTGCCGTCGGACGCGGGGACGGTGACCTCGCGGCGCTCGACGGTGCGTCCTTCGAGGAGCGGCTCCACGGGCACGTGCGAGTAGGGGCGGATCTGGGCGAGCATGTCGCGGTCTAGCGCGGGTACGGGCGGCAGGCCGGCGAGCAGCGCGCCGAGCTCGGGATCGAACGGGGGCCGGACCGTGGTCATGAACAGGTTCCTGTCGTCGGAGGAGGGGGAGCTCAGAGGGCGGCTTTACCGCCGACAGGGACCTCGTCGGTGTAGACCGACTCACCGGCGAGCAGCGGCTGGAGCTGCGCGACCAGGGCCTGCGCCTCGGCGGTGGCGAAGAACGCGCTGTGCGCCTCCGGTGTCGTCCAGCCCTCGGTGACGTGCACGACGTCGCTGTCCGAGGCCGACCGGCCGACCAGGAAGACGACGCAGTCCTCGTTCTTCAGCGACGGCGCCGCGAGCAGCAGGCGGATCAGCTCGTCACCCCGGCCCGGCTGCGCGGTCATGGTGGCGTGGAAGCCGTGGTCGATGGTCATGAAAGGTCTCCTCGCCCGGGCGCAGCCCTCCCGCCGGTACCGGCCAGGGAATGATCGACTTGCCCACAGCCGGGGAGGCTAATGGCGAAAAACCCGCGATCGGGCCTGCGGGCAGGATCGAGCAAGAGGTCGCCAGTTTCGGACGATCTCAGCCCGCTGCGGCCGTCCGGGTGCGCCGGTGGAAGCGGCCCGCGTCGCGGCTGGGCGGACCGCCGAACTGCCGCCGGTAGTCGCGGCTGAACTGCGACGGGCTCTCGTACCCGACACGGCGGCTGACACCGGCGATGTCGGTGGGGTCGGCGGCCAGCAGGAGCCGGGCGTGCTGCAGGCGGATCTGCTTCTGGAACTGGATGGGACTCATCGCGGTCACGGCCTGGAAGTTGCGATGGAACGCGGAGACGCTCATGCCCGCCAGCTGCGCGACGTCCTCGACCCGGAACGCCTGCGCGTAGTGGTCGCGGATCCACTGCACCGCACGGGCGACGTGACTCAGATTGCTGTCCGGCAGGCCGAACTGCCGCAGCATCGCCCCCTGGTCACCGGTGATCAGCCGCCAGAGGATCTCGCGCTTGATCAGCGGCGCCAGCACGGCGATGTCCCGGGGCTGGTCCAGCAGCCGGACGAGCCGGGTGAAGGCCTCGATCAGGTCGGTGGAGGCGGTGCTGACGGCCAGACCCGGCGGGGTGTCCGGCCCGGCCGCGGGCAGGTCACCCGGACCCGCCTGCAGCACGATCTCCGCGATGGCGGACGGGTGCAGATTGAGCCCCACACCGAGCCCGGGCAGGCCCGGAGCGGCCTCACTGAAGTACGCCGTCACGGGCAGGTCCACGGAAGCGACGAGGAACTGCCCGGCCCGGTACTCGTACAGGCGGTCGCCGAGCGCGAACCTTTTGGTGC
Protein-coding regions in this window:
- a CDS encoding putative quinol monooxygenase, with product MTIDHGFHATMTAQPGRGDELIRLLLAAPSLKNEDCVVFLVGRSASDSDVVHVTEGWTTPEAHSAFFATAEAQALVAQLQPLLAGESVYTDEVPVGGKAAL
- a CDS encoding AraC family transcriptional regulator — its product is MPLDELRGLLARHARPDVSTPIEDVLIFRADRPFPPRPTTYGKVLALVAQGTKRFALGDRLYEYRAGQFLVASVDLPVTAYFSEAAPGLPGLGVGLNLHPSAIAEIVLQAGPGDLPAAGPDTPPGLAVSTASTDLIEAFTRLVRLLDQPRDIAVLAPLIKREILWRLITGDQGAMLRQFGLPDSNLSHVARAVQWIRDHYAQAFRVEDVAQLAGMSVSAFHRNFQAVTAMSPIQFQKQIRLQHARLLLAADPTDIAGVSRRVGYESPSQFSRDYRRQFGGPPSRDAGRFHRRTRTAAAG
- a CDS encoding low temperature requirement protein A — encoded protein: MDRLPRGVHPAGEDHRATPLELFFDLVYVFATTQIIGYLAHEHSVSGVVQGLLMVALLWGTWSGYTWLGNHSRADRGPLRAGMVVAMAAMFVVALTIPEAWHDAPGGLRGPVVLVSAYLLVRWVHLAVYAVAATGDAGLRRQITVTWIPLLGSAGLLIGGALAGGWVQLLLFTPALVVDWAGIYLTSRHGDWRLHSTTHLTERHGLFVILALGESVVAIGVGAAGRPISLSLVVVAVLGVGVAVCFWWLYFDVVATRAERRLAGAPGESRVRLAVEAYTYGHFPLIAGILLAALGVEGVVAHAGESTPLGYFSASALFGGAAVYLAGHVLFQARMHRSLGVTRLVTTGVLLAAVPLVAAAPPIVGLIGLVTILAGLITVEISRARGDGHDTDQDGGRRLPLPGGTALA
- a CDS encoding SMP-30/gluconolactonase/LRE family protein; its protein translation is MTQIKTVADGFHFLEAPRWREGRLWFSDFYGLQVHSMLPDGSDRRVEADVPGQPAGLGWLPDGRLLVVSMRDRKLLRREEDGTLVVHGDLGNHATGHTNDMVVDAQGRAYVGNFGFDLMGGAPVGTAGLHRVDPDGTVTQVADDLWFPNGSAITAGNVLVVAETFGNRVTAFDLTSEGELVNRRPWATFGPLPQSRNLGDTLAELSLAPDGVCLDADGGLWIADALGSRLVRVLDDGTITDEIEPGTPVYACALGGDDGATLFACAAPDFHESARKNAHEGHMIAIRLTGQGRPSAGS
- a CDS encoding alpha/beta hydrolase, which translates into the protein MTTVRPPFDPELGALLAGLPPVPALDRDMLAQIRPYSHVPVEPLLEGRTVERREVTVPASDGTPLPLSIFSPAAADRVPGAPCVYWLHGGGMVMGDRFSQLDIPLEWLDRFGAVVVTIDYRLAPEVTGTTLVDDGYQGLRWIAANAAELGIDPARIVVAGISAGGGLAAGLTLMARDQGTPEIAAQLLICPMLDHRNATTSSEQFAGGPGVWSREMNAFGWESVLGDNPGRAVSGYASPAVADDLSNLPPTYVDAGTAEVFRDEDVEYASRIWAAGGRADLHVWAGGFHGFDALFPQAGLSEAARRTRTEWLARTLETGR
- a CDS encoding class I SAM-dependent methyltransferase — encoded protein: MRGTFLREFLRDPFTVAAIAPSSASLATVITSPVPREGAPVVVELGPGTGAFTAAVQHRLTGRGHHLAVEVNERFARPLAARYPRLDVAVADARHLREVLADRGHQRADVIVSGLPWVAFAPHRQDDLLDAVTGVLAPGGVFTTFGYTFSRWASPARRLRGSLNDRFEEVVTGRTVWANLPPAFVYFCRRPRVPALSPA